A genomic stretch from Rubripirellula reticaptiva includes:
- a CDS encoding ribonuclease H-like domain-containing protein translates to MADQVSYLVFDVESVADGELVSKVRYPGQNYTPMEAIETYQDELMETKGTTFIPHTFQVPVAVVVAKVAMDFRLVDLVSLDEPEFRPHVITQHFWRGWEAYKYPTWVTFNGRSFDVPLMELAAYRFGVSLPKWFRGEGYKSPRNRFNTTAHLDLQDVLTNFGAARCNGGLNLISQMLGKPGKVDLTGEQVQQQYNDGKKKAISDYCRCDVLDTYFVFLRTRVLTGHITLDQEIELVAEGKKWIEERADDCEAYQVYLSHWSEWKNPWIVEETDAETEATADVQDVNEAGGTVDAEDQA, encoded by the coding sequence ATGGCCGATCAAGTTTCCTATCTGGTCTTCGATGTTGAAAGTGTTGCCGATGGCGAACTCGTCTCGAAGGTTCGTTATCCGGGCCAAAATTACACGCCGATGGAGGCGATCGAGACGTATCAAGATGAGCTTATGGAAACCAAGGGAACGACCTTCATTCCCCATACGTTCCAGGTGCCGGTCGCGGTAGTCGTCGCCAAAGTCGCCATGGATTTTCGGCTGGTGGATTTAGTTTCACTGGATGAACCCGAGTTCAGACCGCACGTCATTACTCAGCATTTCTGGCGAGGCTGGGAAGCCTACAAGTATCCGACTTGGGTAACATTCAATGGTCGATCGTTCGACGTACCGTTGATGGAACTTGCGGCGTACCGTTTTGGCGTATCGCTGCCAAAGTGGTTCCGCGGCGAAGGCTACAAGTCGCCACGCAATCGATTCAATACGACCGCCCACTTGGACCTGCAGGACGTACTGACAAATTTTGGAGCCGCACGTTGCAACGGAGGACTGAATTTGATTTCGCAAATGCTTGGCAAACCCGGCAAGGTCGATCTGACGGGCGAACAAGTGCAACAACAATACAACGATGGAAAAAAGAAGGCGATCAGTGACTACTGCCGCTGCGATGTGCTTGACACATACTTCGTCTTTTTGCGAACCCGAGTTCTGACGGGGCACATCACGCTAGACCAAGAGATCGAGTTGGTCGCCGAGGGAAAGAAGTGGATTGAAGAACGCGCCGACGATTGCGAGGCCTATCAGGTCTACCTCTCGCACTGGAGCGAGTGGAAGAATCCTTGGATTGTGGAAGAAACCGACGCTGAGACGGAGGCGACTGCGGATGTACAGGATGTGAATGAAGCCGGCGGCACCGTTGACGCCGAGGACCAAGCCTAG
- a CDS encoding biopolymer transporter ExbD translates to MKIPTGIYHESMELKMTPMIDVVFLLLVFFVWTSSFELPEFDLPSSIAQPPAGGSEVQNATAPAEAFDEIVIRLSIQDAALVIDFGGESMGSVEGLRERLTQILALGVQPPVIIDPANNVTMNDAVRVYDAARDAGADRVLFAADPAS, encoded by the coding sequence GTGAAGATTCCAACGGGCATTTATCACGAGTCGATGGAGCTGAAGATGACGCCGATGATCGACGTCGTTTTCTTGTTGCTGGTTTTTTTTGTATGGACCAGCAGCTTTGAACTGCCTGAATTTGATCTGCCCAGCTCGATTGCTCAGCCACCCGCCGGCGGCAGCGAGGTGCAAAACGCAACTGCGCCGGCCGAGGCGTTCGACGAAATCGTGATTCGGCTTTCGATCCAGGATGCCGCGTTAGTGATTGACTTTGGTGGGGAATCGATGGGCAGTGTCGAAGGCTTGCGTGAGCGTTTGACTCAGATTTTGGCGCTGGGGGTCCAGCCGCCTGTCATCATTGATCCCGCTAACAACGTCACCATGAACGACGCCGTGCGAGTCTACGATGCGGCGCGAGATGCGGGTGCCGACCGAGTCCTCTTTGCTGCGGACCCCGCGTCATGA
- a CDS encoding NAD(P)(+) transhydrogenase (Re/Si-specific) subunit beta produces MNPEIIGGVYIVTAAMFIYGLKRLGSPATAVGGNLISSIAMLIAVIVTMLSLEIVDYRWIAVAMVLGSIIGAVTARRVEMTGMPEMVALFNGSGGIASLLVGWAALYSPGGGFGGLSAFTMVTIVLSILIGGVTFTGSLVAWAKLSERLGSGAGAFAGQQFVSLLVLAALVVCSVVMVILPGWTGPMVSAVILLSLVLGVLAVIPIGGADMPVVISLLNSYSGLAACAAGFAINNTILIVAGALVGAAGIILTNIMCRAMNRSLSHVLFSGFTATGAATKVEGEVKPITADDAFLILEAASSVVMVPGYGMAVAQAQHVVRELGELLEANGAEVSYAIHPVAGRMPGHMNVLLAEANVPYDQLVEMEDINRRIENVDVAIVIGANDVVNPAAREDENSPIYGMPIINVDYARTVFVLKRSMASGFSGVDNPLFFGQNTRMLFGDAKASLASVIAEFKS; encoded by the coding sequence ATGAATCCTGAAATCATCGGCGGCGTCTACATCGTCACTGCGGCGATGTTCATTTACGGACTCAAGCGTCTCGGATCGCCCGCCACGGCGGTCGGTGGCAACTTGATCTCGTCGATCGCGATGTTGATCGCCGTGATCGTGACCATGCTGTCGCTGGAAATCGTCGACTACCGCTGGATCGCCGTGGCGATGGTACTTGGTTCGATCATTGGTGCGGTTACGGCCCGCCGAGTTGAAATGACAGGCATGCCCGAAATGGTTGCCCTGTTTAACGGATCGGGCGGCATCGCGTCACTGCTAGTGGGATGGGCAGCACTCTATTCACCAGGTGGCGGGTTTGGCGGATTATCAGCATTCACGATGGTGACCATCGTGTTGTCGATCCTAATTGGCGGAGTCACCTTCACGGGCAGTCTGGTCGCATGGGCGAAACTGTCCGAACGACTTGGCAGTGGCGCCGGTGCATTCGCTGGTCAACAGTTTGTCAGTTTGTTGGTATTGGCTGCTTTGGTCGTTTGCAGTGTGGTCATGGTCATCCTGCCTGGCTGGACCGGGCCGATGGTCAGTGCGGTGATCCTGCTGTCATTGGTGCTGGGTGTGCTAGCGGTGATCCCGATCGGTGGCGCCGATATGCCCGTGGTGATTTCACTGCTGAACAGTTACTCGGGCTTGGCGGCGTGCGCGGCAGGTTTCGCGATCAACAACACGATCCTAATCGTCGCGGGCGCCCTGGTCGGTGCCGCGGGAATCATTTTGACGAACATCATGTGCCGAGCCATGAACCGCTCGCTTTCGCACGTGCTGTTCTCGGGATTCACAGCCACCGGCGCGGCCACCAAAGTCGAAGGCGAAGTGAAACCGATCACCGCCGACGACGCTTTCTTGATTTTGGAAGCCGCTTCGTCGGTCGTGATGGTTCCGGGCTACGGAATGGCGGTCGCCCAAGCACAACACGTCGTTCGTGAACTTGGCGAACTATTGGAAGCCAACGGTGCCGAGGTCTCGTACGCGATTCACCCGGTCGCCGGCCGAATGCCCGGTCATATGAACGTGCTGCTTGCCGAAGCCAACGTACCGTACGATCAATTGGTCGAAATGGAAGACATCAACCGACGGATCGAAAACGTTGACGTCGCGATTGTCATCGGCGCCAACGACGTCGTTAACCCGGCCGCTCGCGAAGATGAAAACAGCCCGATCTACGGCATGCCGATCATCAATGTGGATTACGCGCGGACGGTCTTTGTCTTGAAACGATCAATGGCGTCCGGATTTTCCGGCGTCGACAACCCGCTGTTCTTTGGCCAAAACACGCGAATGCTATTCGGTGACGCCAAAGCGTCGCTGGCCAGCGTGATCGCCGAATTCAAGTCTTAG
- a CDS encoding serine/threonine protein kinase → MPRSRLGPLAIESKLGDHPSQSRVWRAIHVQLKKAVAVKVFDAPFGGTPEARAAFAVEWEQLKKLQHPAIAKCYGGGFEETDAYLAHELVEGETLTLQLERRGRLSWESVLDLAEPLAEALKYLHSKSIVHGRMDPDKILFAGLSPVLIDVRINHNHSPFRSNRPPTANELALRAPELVSDPMAASPLTDLYGLGAILYLALTGRPPATGTTIEAVTHSVIHEVPPSPASLVMDCPVWLDKQVMHLLQKDPAARPPSAAAVLLGLAEVRRRSMSRSGVAEHASAGFSALAVTDQRDRDVARKLLGRDAIGLDEKVVDETAWHDRPLILIGGLVAAVALFAYLLWPLSEDQMRRRAEDLLVQQSRTAMNQAKSSYLEPMLQKFPDGKHVDWVKEQIDRVDMYQAEHALEVKLKRNLPLQNEAERLYAEASQYERFGDAATALDQYRSMQTLLGDDPQYRPFVNLARRRIARIEYEGVDADEATQMIREKLNEADELMRDGKVVSARKIWYSIVELYGNNDNVAPLVEKAQSQLAGNATLTDN, encoded by the coding sequence ATGCCTCGCAGCCGTCTCGGACCACTGGCGATCGAATCGAAGCTTGGCGATCATCCGTCCCAGAGCCGTGTGTGGCGTGCCATCCACGTTCAATTGAAAAAGGCGGTCGCAGTCAAAGTCTTTGACGCTCCGTTTGGAGGCACGCCCGAAGCACGTGCGGCATTTGCCGTTGAATGGGAACAACTGAAAAAGTTGCAGCATCCCGCGATCGCAAAGTGTTATGGCGGTGGTTTCGAAGAGACCGATGCGTATCTTGCCCACGAACTAGTCGAAGGCGAAACGCTGACGCTGCAGTTAGAGCGACGGGGGCGATTGTCGTGGGAGTCGGTTCTCGACCTGGCCGAACCGCTTGCCGAGGCGCTCAAGTATTTGCACAGCAAGTCGATTGTTCACGGTCGAATGGATCCAGACAAAATTCTGTTTGCTGGCTTAAGTCCGGTGTTGATTGATGTCCGTATCAATCACAACCATTCACCATTTCGTTCCAATCGACCGCCGACCGCAAACGAGCTGGCATTGCGGGCGCCGGAGCTGGTAAGCGATCCCATGGCCGCGTCACCACTGACTGATTTGTACGGGCTTGGTGCAATTCTTTACCTTGCACTGACCGGTCGCCCCCCCGCGACCGGAACCACGATCGAAGCAGTTACCCATTCGGTCATTCACGAGGTGCCTCCGTCGCCGGCTTCGCTGGTGATGGATTGTCCGGTCTGGCTGGACAAGCAAGTCATGCATTTGTTGCAAAAGGATCCTGCCGCTCGCCCACCAAGTGCCGCTGCGGTTCTTTTGGGGTTGGCCGAAGTCCGTCGTCGATCGATGTCACGATCGGGTGTTGCCGAACATGCATCGGCAGGATTCAGCGCGCTGGCGGTCACCGATCAACGTGATCGCGACGTCGCTCGCAAATTGCTTGGTCGTGACGCGATTGGTCTTGATGAAAAGGTCGTTGACGAAACGGCCTGGCACGACCGCCCGTTAATCCTGATCGGAGGCTTGGTCGCGGCGGTTGCGTTGTTTGCTTATCTGCTGTGGCCGCTCAGCGAAGACCAGATGCGGCGCCGCGCCGAAGACTTGTTGGTCCAGCAATCTCGGACCGCCATGAACCAAGCCAAGTCGTCGTACTTGGAACCGATGCTGCAAAAATTCCCTGACGGGAAGCACGTCGATTGGGTCAAAGAGCAGATCGATCGCGTCGACATGTATCAGGCCGAGCACGCGCTCGAGGTTAAACTGAAACGCAATCTTCCGCTGCAAAACGAAGCCGAGCGACTATATGCCGAAGCAAGTCAGTACGAACGGTTCGGCGATGCCGCCACGGCGCTAGACCAGTACCGTTCGATGCAAACCTTGTTGGGTGACGATCCGCAATATCGACCGTTCGTTAACTTAGCGCGTCGCCGGATCGCAAGGATTGAATACGAAGGCGTCGATGCGGACGAAGCGACTCAAATGATCCGCGAAAAATTGAATGAAGCCGACGAATTGATGCGCGACGGAAAGGTCGTCTCGGCACGCAAGATTTGGTATAGCATCGTTGAACTTTACGGCAACAACGACAACGTGGCACCGCTCGTTGAAAAAGCGCAGTCACAACTCGCCGGAAACGCCACACTCACGGACAACTAA
- a CDS encoding SHD1 domain-containing protein, translating to MNRTIRHLFQWSLVCTLIMMLSASPVSAGWLLHHMKCKRASACCVPAEVCPPVTDDCCSSAPVVSAPICAAPLTPAPVYEAPIYTTPMVDYSMIGGSVDSGCACDSAPIEMGTPIDMGMPIESHAPTGEQIIDDQVIETPMNSGETAIEPYEVSEPVESNVTESAPAAPAVEESAPITSPSDAAAPADAAQPAAPQESVPEPATEEPSLFDVPSEEPAAAEAPAEADVFGGEMEESASEPAAAPADDLFGEPAAPADAGDDLFGSPAESAAPEAAPAEAPVDDLFGSPAENAAPADAPMDDLFGAPGEDAAPADAGDDLFGNPPASDAAPADEPSVDDLFGDSTSMEETPVTDSPAADAVEDDIFGSEQPAGSPATEEKAKSVIDDLFGDASDEKSEEISESTRNVIEDLFGANGHTEDNGFVAELPAPVAVPESSKSSSLQIVSNVKESNDPIAKAHVRTWIDNTGSFHVDGKLIQINEDNVRLMKSNGHTCTVPNNRLCEADAAYVAAIQSEIAAARIAMLTSN from the coding sequence ATGAATCGCACGATTCGACATTTGTTCCAATGGTCCCTCGTCTGTACGCTAATCATGATGCTAAGCGCCAGCCCGGTTTCGGCTGGTTGGTTGTTGCACCATATGAAATGCAAGCGGGCTTCGGCTTGTTGCGTTCCCGCCGAGGTTTGTCCGCCTGTTACCGACGACTGCTGTTCGTCGGCACCTGTGGTTAGCGCTCCAATCTGCGCCGCTCCGCTAACGCCGGCACCGGTTTACGAAGCACCGATCTACACGACTCCGATGGTCGACTATTCGATGATTGGTGGATCGGTTGATTCAGGTTGCGCGTGCGATTCAGCACCGATCGAAATGGGCACCCCCATCGACATGGGAATGCCCATTGAATCCCACGCTCCGACGGGCGAACAGATCATTGACGATCAAGTGATTGAGACACCAATGAACAGCGGTGAAACGGCCATTGAACCTTATGAAGTTTCGGAGCCTGTCGAGTCCAACGTGACTGAGTCGGCACCGGCTGCACCAGCGGTTGAAGAGTCTGCACCAATCACTTCGCCTTCGGACGCTGCAGCACCGGCGGACGCTGCACAACCCGCGGCGCCTCAAGAGTCGGTTCCGGAACCAGCAACCGAAGAACCTAGTTTGTTTGATGTACCATCGGAAGAGCCGGCTGCGGCTGAAGCTCCGGCCGAAGCCGATGTCTTTGGTGGCGAAATGGAAGAGTCTGCAAGCGAACCGGCCGCAGCACCAGCCGACGATTTGTTCGGTGAACCCGCAGCACCAGCCGACGCTGGCGATGACTTGTTCGGTAGCCCAGCCGAAAGTGCAGCACCCGAAGCGGCACCAGCCGAAGCACCCGTAGACGACTTGTTTGGCAGCCCCGCAGAAAACGCCGCGCCTGCTGATGCACCAATGGATGACTTGTTCGGTGCTCCCGGCGAAGATGCTGCACCGGCCGATGCCGGCGACGATTTGTTCGGTAACCCACCGGCAAGCGATGCTGCACCCGCCGACGAACCGTCGGTCGACGATTTGTTTGGTGATAGCACATCCATGGAAGAAACTCCCGTGACGGACTCGCCAGCCGCTGATGCTGTCGAGGACGATATCTTTGGTAGCGAGCAGCCTGCCGGCTCTCCGGCAACGGAGGAAAAAGCGAAAAGTGTGATCGACGATCTGTTCGGCGACGCTTCTGACGAAAAGTCTGAAGAGATCAGCGAGTCAACTCGCAACGTGATCGAAGATTTGTTTGGTGCGAATGGCCATACCGAAGACAACGGTTTCGTTGCCGAACTGCCTGCTCCTGTGGCGGTTCCCGAATCCTCGAAGTCAAGTTCGTTGCAGATCGTTTCGAACGTGAAAGAGTCGAACGATCCGATCGCAAAGGCACACGTTCGTACTTGGATCGATAACACAGGATCTTTCCATGTCGATGGTAAGTTGATTCAAATCAACGAAGACAATGTTCGCTTGATGAAGTCCAACGGGCACACCTGCACCGTACCAAACAACCGTTTGTGCGAAGCAGACGCAGCCTATGTTGCCGCCATTCAGAGCGAGATCGCAGCAGCTCGGATCGCTATGTTGACCAGCAACTAG
- the pepT gene encoding peptidase T translates to MTAEKKTHERSVTLVNRDRLLERFLRYVQIDTTANPDTDQYPSSPGQRLLGSQLCKELAAMSITDAVQDDHALVWGTVPASDGGNSPTVALVAHLDTSPESPGAGVKPQVIDAYAGGDIPLPAGGQISVASSPSLLELIGKTLVTTDGSTLLGGDDKAGVAIIMELAQTLIENPHLLHGPVRLLFTCDEEIGRGTDKIDLRQVDAMVAYTIDGGGSSMIDVETFSADAATVRFIGHNIHPSIGKGRMVNAIRAACDFVAALPRETCTPETTEDREGFIHAHSIGGGVGEASVEMILRSFDSEDLKRYTQQIETLANKIADQTPGMKVEVSVRRQYRNLREGLEELPESVSFAEEAFVRLGRTPSRMIIRGGTDGSQLTEKGLPTPNLSSGQHNIHAVTEFACLDEMAEAVEHLIEMLSLWSKQKI, encoded by the coding sequence ATGACCGCTGAAAAAAAAACTCACGAGCGTTCTGTCACGCTCGTCAATCGCGACCGCTTGTTGGAGCGTTTTCTGCGTTATGTGCAAATTGACACGACCGCAAATCCAGACACAGACCAATATCCAAGTTCGCCCGGCCAGCGTTTACTGGGATCGCAACTTTGCAAAGAATTAGCTGCCATGTCGATTACCGATGCGGTTCAAGACGACCATGCGCTAGTGTGGGGGACCGTGCCAGCAAGTGATGGTGGAAACAGTCCTACCGTGGCACTGGTCGCTCACTTGGATACTTCGCCCGAATCGCCCGGCGCAGGCGTCAAGCCACAGGTCATCGACGCGTATGCAGGAGGTGACATTCCTTTGCCTGCTGGAGGCCAAATCTCGGTTGCCTCGTCGCCATCGCTTCTAGAGCTGATTGGCAAAACGTTGGTCACCACCGATGGATCGACATTGCTTGGCGGCGATGACAAAGCAGGTGTCGCCATCATCATGGAGCTAGCGCAAACATTGATCGAGAATCCGCATTTGCTGCATGGACCCGTGCGGTTGCTGTTCACCTGTGACGAAGAGATCGGACGGGGAACCGACAAAATCGATCTTCGGCAAGTGGATGCCATGGTCGCCTACACGATCGATGGTGGCGGTTCGTCGATGATCGATGTTGAAACGTTTTCAGCCGACGCGGCCACCGTGCGTTTCATAGGGCATAACATTCACCCATCGATCGGTAAGGGACGAATGGTCAACGCGATACGGGCAGCCTGTGATTTTGTTGCCGCGCTACCACGCGAAACTTGCACGCCTGAAACAACCGAAGATCGCGAAGGATTCATTCACGCGCATTCGATCGGCGGTGGTGTGGGTGAAGCAAGTGTTGAAATGATTTTGCGATCATTCGACAGCGAAGACTTGAAACGGTACACGCAGCAAATTGAAACGCTCGCGAACAAGATCGCCGACCAAACACCGGGGATGAAAGTCGAAGTGTCTGTTCGTCGTCAGTACCGGAACCTGCGTGAAGGGCTCGAAGAACTTCCCGAGTCGGTGTCATTTGCCGAAGAGGCGTTCGTGCGACTGGGGCGGACACCCTCGCGAATGATCATTCGCGGAGGCACCGACGGCAGCCAACTGACCGAAAAAGGTTTGCCAACGCCAAATCTGTCGAGCGGTCAACACAACATTCACGCCGTGACCGAGTTTGCATGTCTGGATGAAATGGCAGAAGCCGTCGAGCACCTGATTGAGATGTTGTCGCTGTGGAGTAAGCAAAAAATCTAG
- a CDS encoding ExbD/TolR family protein, with protein sequence MRVPQSHGYGSNRRTPVGANMTPMIDVVFLLIIFFLVSSHLARQENHLPLELPVASSFDPMDLEKSPLTISVDGKAQILISGKIVAATQLEPVFADLIRRSGADAAIRIRCEGAVQYQYVEPILRQAALAGITDAAIAVREESAK encoded by the coding sequence ATGCGAGTTCCTCAATCCCACGGCTACGGTTCGAATCGTCGGACGCCCGTCGGCGCCAACATGACGCCGATGATCGATGTTGTATTTCTGCTTATCATTTTCTTTCTGGTTTCCAGCCACTTGGCTCGGCAAGAAAATCATTTGCCGCTGGAATTGCCGGTTGCGTCCAGTTTCGACCCGATGGACCTCGAAAAGAGTCCTTTGACAATCAGTGTCGACGGGAAGGCTCAAATCCTTATTTCGGGAAAGATCGTGGCGGCAACGCAACTAGAGCCTGTGTTTGCGGATTTGATTCGTCGTAGCGGCGCAGATGCCGCGATTCGGATTCGCTGTGAAGGAGCCGTCCAGTACCAGTACGTCGAGCCCATTTTGCGTCAGGCAGCCCTTGCGGGCATCACCGATGCGGCCATCGCCGTTCGCGAGGAGTCAGCGAAGTGA
- a CDS encoding Re/Si-specific NAD(P)(+) transhydrogenase subunit alpha has product MRIGVPKETWPGERRTAMVPANAKKLISQGFLVSIESGAGVESGFDDPSYTEAGATIVADRHDLLSHSDLVLRVRKPATDEIASLKDGAVHVSFLDPYNEPDLITAMSNQGVTAVSMEMIPRSTIAQKMDALSSQANLAGYVTVIQAAYHCPKVFPMMMTPSGTIRPARVFIIGAGVAGLQAIATAKRLGARVEAFDTRPVVAEQVRSLGAKFVEIDLGEVGQTEQGYAKALTPEQVELQREGQKAIIAASDVVITTAQLFGRPAPRIITADMIQAMQPGSVIVDMAVETGGNVEGSVLDQIVDIGGVKIIGIGNLPSEVSRNASEMYSNNLVNFIEEFWNAETKVLSLDPENEIIRAAVITRDRNIVNESVKAKMES; this is encoded by the coding sequence ATGCGAATCGGTGTCCCCAAGGAAACATGGCCGGGCGAACGCAGGACCGCCATGGTCCCCGCAAACGCGAAGAAACTAATAAGCCAAGGATTCCTTGTTAGCATTGAATCCGGTGCTGGCGTCGAATCGGGTTTCGACGATCCATCCTATACCGAAGCTGGCGCGACCATCGTTGCCGATCGACATGACCTTCTGAGTCATTCAGACCTCGTGCTGCGAGTTCGGAAACCGGCGACCGACGAAATCGCCTCGCTTAAAGACGGTGCCGTCCACGTCAGTTTTCTTGATCCGTACAACGAGCCCGACTTGATCACGGCGATGTCCAACCAAGGCGTCACTGCGGTATCGATGGAGATGATTCCGCGATCAACGATTGCTCAGAAGATGGATGCGCTTTCGTCGCAAGCCAACTTGGCCGGGTACGTGACAGTGATCCAAGCCGCGTACCATTGCCCCAAAGTTTTTCCGATGATGATGACACCATCGGGAACCATTCGACCGGCGCGAGTCTTCATCATTGGCGCCGGTGTGGCCGGTCTACAAGCGATCGCAACCGCCAAACGTTTGGGGGCGCGAGTCGAAGCGTTCGACACTCGGCCCGTCGTGGCTGAACAAGTTCGATCGCTTGGTGCAAAGTTCGTCGAAATTGATTTGGGCGAAGTCGGGCAAACCGAGCAGGGCTACGCCAAAGCCCTAACACCCGAACAAGTCGAACTGCAACGCGAAGGGCAAAAAGCAATCATTGCGGCATCCGACGTCGTCATCACCACTGCACAATTGTTCGGCCGCCCCGCGCCCCGTATCATCACGGCCGACATGATCCAGGCGATGCAACCAGGCAGCGTGATCGTCGACATGGCTGTCGAAACCGGTGGCAATGTCGAAGGATCGGTGCTAGACCAAATTGTCGACATCGGCGGCGTTAAAATCATTGGCATTGGAAACTTGCCTTCCGAGGTCAGCCGCAACGCTAGCGAAATGTACTCGAATAACCTGGTCAATTTCATCGAAGAATTCTGGAACGCTGAAACCAAAGTTCTGTCGCTTGATCCGGAAAACGAAATCATCCGGGCCGCCGTGATCACTCGCGATCGCAACATCGTCAACGAATCCGTCAAAGCGAAAATGGAGTCCTAA
- a CDS encoding NAD(P) transhydrogenase subunit alpha, protein MDMVYLGFILMLSVFLGFELISKVPSTLHTPLMSGANAISGITIVGAILAAGADLGPWATWLGAIAVFFAMVNVVGGYMVTDRMLSMFKKKDNSPKEKS, encoded by the coding sequence ATGGACATGGTGTATCTCGGCTTCATCTTGATGTTGTCGGTTTTTTTGGGTTTCGAATTGATATCCAAAGTACCGTCCACGTTGCACACGCCGCTGATGTCAGGGGCCAATGCGATCTCGGGCATCACAATTGTCGGCGCCATTCTGGCGGCCGGTGCTGACCTTGGGCCGTGGGCAACTTGGCTGGGTGCGATTGCGGTTTTCTTTGCGATGGTAAACGTGGTCGGTGGCTACATGGTGACCGACCGAATGCTGTCGATGTTCAAGAAAAAAGACAATTCGCCAAAGGAGAAATCATGA
- a CDS encoding class I SAM-dependent methyltransferase, whose protein sequence is MADSVTFLKNFLRNPTQVGAIAPSSPGLVEAMVQWFDWDRARNIVEFGPGTGVFTEAALKRKHADAKFFAIERSPDLAERTRQRCPGVTVYEDSVANVAELCQRESMPKVDAIICGLPWASFSDSLQTEIMDAMLGVLSPGGQFATFAYWQGVVLPAGMRFSRRLRKTFPHVERSHTVWKNLPPAFVYRCVR, encoded by the coding sequence ATGGCCGACAGCGTCACGTTTCTAAAAAACTTCCTGCGCAATCCGACTCAGGTGGGCGCGATTGCACCTAGCAGCCCCGGACTGGTCGAGGCGATGGTCCAGTGGTTCGACTGGGACAGGGCCCGCAACATTGTCGAGTTCGGCCCCGGCACCGGCGTGTTTACCGAAGCCGCCCTGAAGCGAAAACACGCCGACGCTAAATTCTTTGCCATTGAACGGTCACCGGATCTAGCGGAGCGAACTCGCCAGCGGTGCCCTGGTGTCACGGTTTACGAAGACAGTGTGGCCAACGTCGCCGAATTGTGCCAACGAGAATCCATGCCCAAAGTCGACGCGATCATTTGCGGATTACCGTGGGCGTCGTTCTCGGACTCGCTGCAAACCGAGATCATGGATGCGATGCTGGGCGTGCTGTCGCCCGGCGGCCAATTCGCCACGTTCGCGTACTGGCAAGGAGTCGTGCTGCCCGCGGGAATGCGTTTTTCGCGGCGACTACGAAAAACGTTTCCGCATGTCGAGCGCAGCCACACCGTCTGGAAGAACTTGCCGCCGGCATTTGTGTATCGGTGCGTGCGATAA
- a CDS encoding GrpB family protein, giving the protein MLDEPVRLMHYDPRWRQEFQQTRSSILASCEGWVNSVEHIGSTAISGLIARPTIDVIALVPNDEAIQPARQLIEGLNFRIEPTASWATDVMTLEKPRAASPGMDPTHRVMLVVQGAPVAIRTVRFRDYLRSRPEVAIRWEEFKVAAWRDSDGDFLRYESEKSVFIAHLEDQMDAASDCK; this is encoded by the coding sequence ATGCTTGATGAACCGGTTCGTTTGATGCACTACGACCCTCGGTGGCGGCAAGAGTTCCAGCAGACTCGCAGCAGTATCCTGGCGAGCTGCGAAGGTTGGGTGAATTCTGTCGAGCACATTGGCAGCACGGCGATTTCGGGGCTTATCGCCCGGCCGACGATCGACGTGATTGCGTTGGTGCCGAATGACGAAGCGATCCAGCCAGCTCGCCAATTGATCGAAGGTTTGAACTTTCGAATCGAACCGACGGCTTCGTGGGCGACAGACGTGATGACGTTGGAAAAGCCTCGGGCGGCGTCGCCAGGGATGGATCCGACTCATCGGGTAATGTTGGTGGTTCAGGGGGCCCCAGTTGCGATTCGAACGGTTCGGTTTCGCGATTATTTGCGCAGCCGACCGGAAGTTGCGATCCGGTGGGAGGAGTTCAAGGTCGCTGCTTGGCGAGACAGTGATGGTGACTTTTTGAGGTACGAGTCCGAAAAATCGGTTTTCATCGCCCACCTGGAAGACCAAATGGACGCGGCCTCCGATTGCAAGTGA